One part of the Lycium ferocissimum isolate CSIRO_LF1 chromosome 8, AGI_CSIRO_Lferr_CH_V1, whole genome shotgun sequence genome encodes these proteins:
- the LOC132066554 gene encoding uncharacterized protein LOC132066554, with protein sequence MGQMAIMQNAHINIPLVEILQEALKYVKCTKDVVANKRRWTEFETVALTEECSSRVRSKIPPTLKDQGSFTISITISNIEVGLALCDLGASINLIPTSMFRTLGLGEPRQTTITLQLADRSLAYPDGIIEDVLVKVGLFIDYLFCLLIL encoded by the exons ATGGGGCAGATGGCTATTATGCAGAAC GCACACATCAACATCCCTTTGGTGGAGATATTGCAAGAAGCTCTAAAATATGTAAAGTGTACCAAAGATGTGGTTGCAAACAAAAGGCGTTGGACAGAGTTTGAGACCGTTGCACTTACTGAAGAGTGCAGTTCTAGAGTGAGGAGTAAAATTCCTCCAACGTTGAAAGATCAGGGCAGCTTCACGATTTCAATTACTATTAGCAACATTGAAGTTGGGCTAGCATTGTGTGACTTGGGTGCTAGTATTAATCTGATACCCACTTCTATGTTCCGAACATTGGGTTTGGGTGAGCCTAGGCAAACGACTATTACGTTGCAGTTGGCTGATCGATCTCTTGCTTATCCCGATGGTATTATTGAGGATGTTCTTGTGAAGGTAGGACTGTTTATTGACTATTTATTCTGCCTGTTGATTTTGTGA